The following are encoded together in the Pithys albifrons albifrons isolate INPA30051 chromosome 5, PitAlb_v1, whole genome shotgun sequence genome:
- the NPY5R gene encoding neuropeptide Y receptor type 5, producing the protein MDLGFKDHNNRPPTKNTSATAKNFSAWEDYRSSIDDIQYFLIGLYTLISLAGFTGNLLILAALLKCKQKTIINILIGNLAFSDILVVLFCSPFTLTSVLLDQWMFGTVMCHVIPFLQCASVLVSTLILISIAAVRYRMIKYPLSSNLTAKQGYLLIVTIWAFSFTICSPLPVFHKIVDLSKTLNLEALENRLLCIESWPSDSYRIAFTIALLFMQYILPLACLTASHTSVCRSIGSRLSNKENKFEEKEMINLALHPSKSTSTQVQPAGHSRWSCAFGKKHHRRYSRKTSSVMPAISRHHQDTHSRDLPETSGTEKSQLFSSSKFIPGIPICFEMKPEENTEIQDMITVSQSIVRIKTRSRRVFCRLTVLILVFGFSWMPLHLFHIVTDFNATLISNRHFKLVYCICHLLGMMSCCLNPILYGFLNNSIKADLMSLILCCQIL; encoded by the coding sequence ATGGATTTAGGATTCAAAGACCATAACAACAGACCACCTACCAAGAACACCTCTGCaactgcaaagaatttttctgcCTGGGAAGACTACAGGAGTAGTATTGATGATATACAGTACTTTCTTATTGGGCTGTACACACTTATAAGTCTGGCTGGCTTTACGGGAAATCTGCTTATACTAGCAGCCCTACTAAAGTGCAAGCAGAAGACTATAATAAACATTCTTATAGGTAACTTGGCCTTTTCTGACATCTTGGTTGTACTGTTCTGTTCACCTTTCACACTGACATCTGTCCTGCTTGACCAGTGGATGTTTGGCACTGTCATGTGCCATGTAATACCCTTCCTCCAGTGTGCATCAGTTCTAGTTTCAACTTTGATATTAATATCTATTGCTGCAGTCAGGTACCGTATGATAAAATATCCCCTTTCTAGCAATTTAACAGCAAAACAAGGCTATTTGTTAATAGTGACCATTTGGGCCTTTAGCTTCACAATTTGCTCCCCTCTGCCAGTTTTCCACAAAATTGTTGACCTCAGCAAAACTCTGAATTTAGAAGCACTGGAGAACAGACTCTTGTGTATCGAGTCATGGCCTTCCGATTCCTACAGAATTGCCTTTACAATAGCCTTACTGTTCATGCAGTACATATTGCCACTGGCGTGTTTAACTGCAAGTCACACAAGTGTCTGCAGGAGCATAGGTTCTCGACTGtcaaacaaggaaaacaagtttgaagaaaaggaaatgataAACCTAGCTCTCCATCCCTCTAAGAGCACCAGCACACAggtgcagcctgctgggcatTCCAGGTGGAGCTGTGCCTTTGGCAAAAAGCATCACAGAAGATACAGCAGAAAGACTTCAAGTGTGATGCCAGCTATTTCAAGGCATCATCAGGATACTCATTCAAGAGATCTCCCAGAAACCTCTGGCACAGAAAAAAGCCAGCTCTTTTCCTCCAGTAAATTTATCCCTGGGATTCCTATCTGTTTTGAAATGAAAcctgaagaaaatacagagatCCAGGATATGATTACAGTATCCCAATCCATTGTCAGAATTAAGACAAGATCGAGGAGAGTTTTTTGCAGACTGACAGTGCTAATCCTAGTTTTTGGTTTTAGTTGGATGCCTCTTCACCTTTTCCACATTGTGACAGACTTTAATGCCACTCTCATTTCTAACAGACATTTTAAATTAGTGTATTGCATATGCCATTTATTGGGTATGATGTCCTGCTGCTTGAATCCCATCCTCTATGGGTTTCTTAACAACAGCATAAAAGCTGATTTAATGTCCCTTATTCTATGCTGCCAAATACTGTGA